Genomic DNA from Providencia sp. PROV188:
TTGTAATAAGAAGAAAATCAGGTACAACAGCATGGCAGGGATCATACTGAGCACACGCCCTTGACGCGGGTTGACCTCACTCAGAGGAACCACCATCAACGCCATGACCACCACAGAGAATACAATGGTTAGACGCCAGTGGAATTCAGCATTGACCTCAGGATTGCTCTCATTCCACAGCTGCATCATGGTTTTTTGTTCCACTTTATCCGTACTGACATCTGTGGCTTTATGGTCAACAACGGCTTGGTAATTTACGAAGTCAGTGATGCGGAAATCTCTCAGCATTGCCGTGCCTTCGTAGCGAGTACCTTGGTCTAGCACCACCATCTGGCGACCATATTCGTCTTCTTTCATATAACCGCTATCCGCGACCACAACGGAAGGACGCTGCTCATTGGCTGTACGCAACTGAGCTAAGAAAACATTTTTAAAATCATTGCCTTTGACTTCGCCGATGTACAACACAAAGTTGCCATCTTTGGTGGTTTTAAACTGCCCTTCCACCATCGCCGCTAAACCGGGGTTGGCTTTTGCATCTGCCAAAACTTGTTCTTGATACTGAGATGACCAAGGCAACATCCAAGTAATATTGGCAACGGCGACTAAGGCAGTTAATGCAGCAAGTACCAGCGCCGCTTTCACAAGCACACTTTTACCTAGGCCGCAGGCATGCATCACAGTAATTTCGCTTTCTGTGTACAATTTGCTGTAAGTCATCAATAGCCCAAGGAATAGGCTCAAAGGTAAGATAAGTTGCGCCATCTCCGGCACACCCAACCCTAATAATGGAAGAACTAAATTCGAAGGAATATTCCCCTGAACAGCGGCACCTAAGATGTCGATGGACTTTTGACTAAAAAAGATAAGCAGCAGGACAAAAAGTA
This window encodes:
- the lptF gene encoding LPS export ABC transporter permease LptF, which codes for MIIIRYLVRETLKSQLAILFVLLLIFFSQKSIDILGAAVQGNIPSNLVLPLLGLGVPEMAQLILPLSLFLGLLMTYSKLYTESEITVMHACGLGKSVLVKAALVLAALTALVAVANITWMLPWSSQYQEQVLADAKANPGLAAMVEGQFKTTKDGNFVLYIGEVKGNDFKNVFLAQLRTANEQRPSVVVADSGYMKEDEYGRQMVVLDQGTRYEGTAMLRDFRITDFVNYQAVVDHKATDVSTDKVEQKTMMQLWNESNPEVNAEFHWRLTIVFSVVVMALMVVPLSEVNPRQGRVLSMIPAMLLYLIFFLLQSTLRNSADKGDIDPKYAMWAVNFGYLLLAVILNLWDTVPMRKVRAKLTRGVA